Genomic DNA from bacterium:
TTATATTGATTTTCTCAATATCTTATACAAAAAAGGAATCAAGCAGGTATATCTCACTGATGGCAACAAACCATTTTATGCTTCCAATTTTGACTTTCATTATAAAGTAAATCCTCCTGAAATTGACACAGTGGATTCTACAGGCAGCGGCGATGCATTCGTTTCCGGGATAGTTTATGGATGGCATGACAAGCTGACATTTGAACAGCAATTAAAATTTGCAACCGCTCTTGGAGCATTAAATGCTAGATCTCTTGAAGTTTGTGAAGTTGAACTTCCGGATTCACAAATGCTTGCGGAAGAAATTCGGATTGAACCAATTGGAAAGACTCTTAAACATTTGAATGATACTCCTCAATAAAAATATTTTTTTATTTTTTTTAATTGGTACTTCTTTTCTGTATGCTCAAAAGATTGATAAAATAGAAATCAACAAGAATGAAATTTTCAGCGATACAGAAATTCTAAGCTGGGCAGGACTGAACGAAGGTCAAAATTATTTTCCCCCAATTATAGACACATCTCTCTCTCGTATTTCTACCGGACTTATATCAAATGGCTATTTTAATTTTTCTTTCGATGGATCGAATTCTGAGTTTTCAGATGATTCACAAAAAGTAATTTTGACATTCAATGTAATTGAAGGTCAGCCTACTTTTATTAAAGAAATAGAAATCAGCTCAAGTGATACAATAGATATTAATGAATTCGAATCGTCGCTGGAATTTTTGCGGGGAGAGATATTCAATCAATTTGAAATTGAAGCGAGCGTAAGTAATCTTCTTACAGATTTTGAGAACCGTGGATTTCCTTTTGCCGCAGTCAAAATTCAATCTGTTTATTTCTACGATGATTCCATCAGCAATGAACATTATGCTGATCTTTTTATTACTCTTGAAGAAGGAAGAAAAAGCAAAATTGACAAAATTGAAGTGACAGGAAATACGTCGACTAAGGATTATGTGATTATTCGTGAACTTAGGATTGATACTGGTGAGGAATATTCGCAGCAGAAAATTGAGAACTTGCCGAGACGTTTGAATAAGCTTCGTTACTTTGATCCGGTTCCAACACCACAATTTTACATTGACTCGCAGAATAATGGTGTTCTTCAGATTAATGTGAAGGAAAGAAATACAAATAACTTTGATGGAATTATCGGCTATGTTCCACCTGCAACAAATGATGAAAAAGGTTATGTTACCGGTTTGGTAAACGTAACTCTCAGAAATATTTTTGGGACAGGAAGAGCCGCAGCAATCAGATGGCAGAAACCCACACGCTCAAATCAGGAATTGGAACTTAAATATTTGGAGCCGTGGCTATTCAGTTTTCCATTCAATCTGAACGCTGAACTATTCCAGCGAATTCAGGATTCCACTTATGTGCAAAGAAGGATTGGTGGAGCACTTGAATTTCTTGCCACTGAAGATATTTCAGCGTCTGCTTTTATCTCAACCGAAGAAATTATTCCAACAGAACGACAGGTTCCTGTATTTACTGTTTATAATTCTTCTTCGTTGACAACAGGACTTGGACTTCGGATTGATTTCAGGAATGATCCTATTGCCACAACGAGCGGATTTCTTTTTGAAACGAGCTACTCTTTCAGCAATAAGGATATTAATGGTCCTGCAGAATATATCACTCCACAAACAGAGACAAATATTAATTTGCAGAGGATCACAATCGGATTCGGAGCTTTCTATGAAATCTTCTCCCGAAATGTTTTGGCATTTAATGTTAGCGGAAAGGAACTTAACGGTCCTTTTTTTGAGCAAAGTGATCTCTGGAGATTCGGAGGAACAAGAACAGTCCGTGGTTACAGGGAAGAGCAATTTTTGGCATCACGAATTGCGTGGTCAAATCTTGAATACAGATTGATGCTGACACCAAGATCGTACACTTTTCTTTTTCTTGATGCTGGTTATTATTTTCTGGATGCAGATCCGGAGCGGGGAATTGCGCAGCAGGAAGATTATATTTTTGGATATGGTCTTGGAATTACTATTGAAACTGCAATCGGGTTGCTCGGTGTCAGCTTTGCTCTTGCTGAAGGTGAAACATTCAGCGAAGGCAAAATACATTTTGGAATTATTAATGAGTTTTGATTGTTCTTAATGAAAGGAATGAAATGTCAGGGCGAAAAAAAACATACTCAAATAACGACATAACAGTCATCTGGAAACCGGATGTTTGTATCCATTCAACCAAATGCTGGAAAGCATCGTTAAAAATTTTTAATCCAAAGAGAAGGCCGTGGATTGATATGTCTGGCGGTTCAACAGAAGAAATAATAAAAATAGTTGATAACTGTCCTTCGGGAGCGTTAGCATATGAAAGGAATAATAAAATGAGCGAACAAAAGGCACAACCTGCTCAATCTCAGCAATCACAAACTACCGTCCAGGTAAGTAAAGGCGGACCATATCTCGTTAAAGGAAAATTCGTTTTTGTAGGAACAGATGGAAAAGAAGAAACAAAAGAAGGTTCAATTGCACTCTGCCGTTGTGGTGGTTCAAACAACAAACCTTTCTGTGACGGCACACATCGTAAAATTGGTTTTGATCAAGGTTGAATTAAGTAAAAGTCGTCAAGCTGAACTCGTTTCAGCTTCTGATTCATTCCGCGCGTTGTGATGAAGATTCCGAAACAAGTTCGGAATGACAAGCTGAACGATTTCTTTTTCTTTTCGTAAGTTTAAGCGAATCTTTCATTAAAACTTTTTCAGCTTTGACAGAAAAACTTACAGCAATAATAAAACTTATTCGACCAATTAATTTCCTGATTACTTTCATTTCAGTAATTGTAGCTGCTGTTATTTGCCTTCCTGATAAATCACTTGGAATAAATATATTCATTGCTGCTTTTGCTGCTTCTCTTGTGATGGCTTCGGGAA
This window encodes:
- a CDS encoding BamA/TamA family outer membrane protein gives rise to the protein MILLNKNIFLFFLIGTSFLYAQKIDKIEINKNEIFSDTEILSWAGLNEGQNYFPPIIDTSLSRISTGLISNGYFNFSFDGSNSEFSDDSQKVILTFNVIEGQPTFIKEIEISSSDTIDINEFESSLEFLRGEIFNQFEIEASVSNLLTDFENRGFPFAAVKIQSVYFYDDSISNEHYADLFITLEEGRKSKIDKIEVTGNTSTKDYVIIRELRIDTGEEYSQQKIENLPRRLNKLRYFDPVPTPQFYIDSQNNGVLQINVKERNTNNFDGIIGYVPPATNDEKGYVTGLVNVTLRNIFGTGRAAAIRWQKPTRSNQELELKYLEPWLFSFPFNLNAELFQRIQDSTYVQRRIGGALEFLATEDISASAFISTEEIIPTERQVPVFTVYNSSSLTTGLGLRIDFRNDPIATTSGFLFETSYSFSNKDINGPAEYITPQTETNINLQRITIGFGAFYEIFSRNVLAFNVSGKELNGPFFEQSDLWRFGGTRTVRGYREEQFLASRIAWSNLEYRLMLTPRSYTFLFLDAGYYFLDADPERGIAQQEDYIFGYGLGITIETAIGLLGVSFALAEGETFSEGKIHFGIINEF
- a CDS encoding (4Fe-4S)-binding protein, whose protein sequence is MSGRKKTYSNNDITVIWKPDVCIHSTKCWKASLKIFNPKRRPWIDMSGGSTEEIIKIVDNCPSGALAYERNNKMSEQKAQPAQSQQSQTTVQVSKGGPYLVKGKFVFVGTDGKEETKEGSIALCRCGGSNNKPFCDGTHRKIGFDQG